Within Telopea speciosissima isolate NSW1024214 ecotype Mountain lineage chromosome 8, Tspe_v1, whole genome shotgun sequence, the genomic segment ACCTTCCTAGTTAACTCAATGTTCATATTCTCCACCTGAGTCTGTTTTCCTGCAGCTTCTTGTCTTTCTCCTGCAGTATGCAACTCCAATTGCCTTTTCTGGGAGTATTCCAACTCCACTTGCAGATCATTGACCTGTGCAGTTAAATCCATAATTTGAGCTGGCTCTTCATTCTTGTTATCTTCAAGTTTCTTCGGGAGATTAGAAAGCTCATCTCCTCTCTCTGATAATATTCTCTCCAAATCCAAAGTCTGATCTTGCACCTGCAGCGCCTGGTTTTCTTCCCTCAACTCCTGTGCTTCATGACTCTTAATTGTGATCTGCTCTTCCAGTTCACCTTTCTGTGCCAATAAAGACTTCACCTCCAGTTGAAGGTCCTTTACCTGAACTGCCAGATGATATTTCTCAAGGTACagattttcaatcttcttctcatattctgaactttcttggttttttttctcaatttgcAATTCTAATTGGTTTTCCTTGGTGTGCAACAAATCTAATTCCTTATGGAGAGCAGAGACTTCATCTTCCTCGtgtttcaattttcttttccattcccATACCTGATCTTGCACGTCAGTTAGACCTTGCAGCAATACCGAGTTCTTCTCCATCAATTGTTTAGTTTCATCACTTCTACATTTGATTTGCTCTTCCAATTCACTCATCTTAGCATGTAATGAGTCCACCTCCAATTGCAGATGGTTCAACTGTGCTTTTGCGTTTTCTGTTTGAGTTGTTGCCTTGCTTTGGTCATCTTCAAGTTTCTTCAAGAAAGCAGAAATTTCACCCTCTTTCCCTCtggatattttttcaaattctaAAATTTTGTCTTGTAGTTCAGTTTGAACCAACTGCAGCTCCAAATTTTCCTCTTCCAACTGTTTAGCTTCATTTGATTTATCTACAAAGTGCTCTTCCAGTTCCCTTTTCTGGGTTTGTAAAGAGCCCAGCTCGGATTGTAAATCAGTTACATACACCTCTAAACCCTTTAGTTGAGCTGATAACTCCTCACGTACCATTTTGAGATCAGAAAGTTCAGCTTCACTCTCATTGGACCTCTCACTCAACCGTTGAACTTCTTCTGTGAGTTCCTGTATTATTCTCTGTTCCTGTTCCATGGTATTTGAAATTTCAACATTTTTTGAAACCAGTGCCATGTTCTCCTCCTGAGCAGAATCCAGTCCCTGAGTTAAATCAGCAGCTCTCTCATTGGCAAATTCCAGTCTTTGCTTCAGATCAGAAGCGTCCCCTTTCAGAGCTTGTAGTTCCTGTTTTAGTGCTCCATTCTCAACCCACAATGTTGAATTCTCCTTGGAAGAATGATCTGGATCGGAATCTGAGCAGGAACTAGTTGATAGGTcaccatctttttcttcttggtcaTCAAATTTCTTCAACTCTGCAGTAAGTTGATCATATTGTTCATAGAGTGATTGGTACTGTTTGTTGAAATCCTTGACAAGGTCAAAAAGTTCTGACTCTCTGTTCGAGTTCCCTACGGAATTgccctcttctcctccatctttgaTAAGCTTCAAGATCTTATTCACTTTATTCTCAATTTCTGCAATAGACAGGATGCTTCTAACTTGATTATCAATCAAGTTAGATAATATGAGATGAACAACTTAAGTTCTAAAAGAACAGATTAAATGTCACATTCTCAAACTAATAAATAGCATGCAATTAACAAATGTGGGCAAAGAATCAAAATGGAAATTCAAggtttaaaaaacaaagaaggataAACTGCATAACTTGGACACGAGCAAGTAATGTATACAATTAAAATAGCAGTTATCTAAGAGAACAAACTGAAGAGATTCAATCAGATGACACATCCTAAAGAAATTAATAAGATTGAAACGATAAGAGCCATTACATttagaaaagaagtaaacaacaacaacagcaacaaactcagccttatcccaacttaacgGGGGTGAAAACAAAGgtcttagagagagagagagatgtaagaggaaagaggacagcccagtaaatcaggagaatctcagccaTGCACTCAAATAATGTTAGTTGACTAGTGAAGTGTCTGTTCTGGGAGTATTATAAGGGCATGGTGGTCATCAACAGCTTGTGTTCAAGTTCTACAGTGGGTCCCACTTCAACACAGGCATAGACCAACTGCACAGCTGGAATCCCATCCGTACATTACCACCAGATTATCTGAAGAGCAGTGTTAGtattggtttttcttttcttacagGCTCATACCACTAAGTAAATGTTGAAATGAtaataaaaacataaagtaaCAGCAGAATGAGCattaaaaagggtgtacccaatgcatgaggctccagCCACTACTGGGtgtgggaagggtcataatggaCGCATccttacccctacttttgcagagaggctgtttctagactcgaacccgtgaccacttggtcacaatggagcattATAAATTGGAAATCAATTAAAAGTTACTAAAACCATAGGATTTACTGAAAACAAGACCTACAGAGTGTCTGGAGAACAATAAAACTAAAACATTAACATAtataacaaataagaaaatcAACCTACAACTGGACCTTGGTAGTCAAAATGTTGGCTCAATAACAGAAAactataagaaataaaaaataaatttttatagGCTGccaaaatattataaaattacTTTATCTGATTTCCTAATTCCGTTCTATGTTGTCGTCATTGGAGGAACAACTATCAATTTCTTAAATGACATTTGTAAGATTAAGACCATTTCCGAGAAGATCTGGAGCAAGAAAATCACCATTTTTTGTCTCTTCAAGCTGATCAGTTTTTTCAGGAGAAACATGAGTCCCCAAAAAGGATTTTATTGAATCCCTCCAGTGACGTTTCGTCATCCTTGGTACTTCACCTTTACCTGCAAATTGTTTATAATAAACTTTTGGACAAGACTGTCGC encodes:
- the LOC122672096 gene encoding COP1-interactive protein 1-like — encoded protein: MTKRHWRDSIKSFLGTHVSPEKTDQLEETKNEIENKVNKILKLIKDGGEEGNSVGNSNRESELFDLVKDFNKQYQSLYEQYDQLTAELKKFDDQEEKDGDLSTSSCSDSDPDHSSKENSTLWVENGALKQELQALKGDASDLKQRLEFANERAADLTQGLDSAQEENMALVSKNVEISNTMEQEQRIIQELTEEVQRLSERSNESEAELSDLKMVREELSAQLKGLEVYVTDLQSELGSLQTQKRELEEHFVDKSNEAKQLEEENLELQLVQTELQDKILEFEKISRGKEGEISAFLKKLEDDQSKATTQTENAKAQLNHLQLEVDSLHAKMSELEEQIKCRSDETKQLMEKNSVLLQGLTDVQDQVKDLQLEVKSLLAQKGELEEQITIKSHEAQELREENQALQVQDQTLDLERILSERGDELSNLPKKLEDNKNEEPAQIMDLTAQVNDLQVELEYSQKRQLELHTAGERQEAAGKQTQVENMNIELTRKVSEQQKLLKEKKDRINKLTIEYNQLEDLYKESLKNRQVVQKKIEETEEHLSNRDEMINMWQRMAEKLKKEVETARKVITALKTKLSEIEQNLFLQKRLQSTELDKAVATVEKERQTIKMLQRIQEEHQGVIARLQVEIKKVGVLELKVREGVEDEKLLRSIAELEKKARELENRLKEKEDEVLSMEEEKKEVIRQLCIWIDHHLDQIDYLKGLFIKTRVSNQRTT